The following coding sequences are from one Asterias amurensis chromosome 8, ASM3211899v1 window:
- the LOC139941077 gene encoding putative methyltransferase YqeM: MNFSACSDYCGDARVIQQTIITPNKKKLTFSPEDTVLDVGCGTGEDTKLTALKVGKVTGIDSSKEMLDFAMKNNSSSNITYLLEDAQTVGDNPDLRGKFDKAVSFFVLIWAPTDVIKALVSICDCLKPGGEALIIMDSQDDNYVIFEADQFLEDHIKWGQYAKGFKNQCQLWTKSVPATEDVLRSCGWANPHCEVQEHATDLSEKQFKLFLKTLMPQITKIHEKERDECLEDLWVWAKTRYQPKLGGQTEIVTLSFKFMVMHAEKSV; this comes from the exons ATGAATTTTTCTGCCTGTAGCGATTACTGTGGTGACGCAAGGGTCATTCAACAAACAATCATAACGCCCAACAAGAAAAAGCTGACATTTTCACCCGAGGATACCGTGCTAGACGTTGGATGTGGTACCGGTGAAGATACCAAATTAACGGCGCTCAAAGTCGGCAAAGTAACAG GAATTGATTCGTCGAAAGAAATGTTGGACTTTGCCATGAAAAACAATTCCTCCTCCAACATCACATATCTGCTGGAAGACGCACAGACTGTCGGTGACAATCCTGATCTGCGCGGGAAATTTGACAAAGCTGTTTCTTTCTTTGTCCTCATTTGGGCTCCTACTGACGTCATCAAGGCACTTGTGAGCATTTGTGATTGTCTGAAACCGGGAGGGGAAGCTCTAATCATCATGGACAGCCAAGATGACAACTATGTAATATTTGAGGCGGATCAGTTCTTGGAAGACCATATCAAATGGGGTCAATATGCAAAG GGCTTTAAAAACCAATGCCAGTTGTGGACTAAATCGGTACCAGCCACTGAGGATGTACTCCGTTCGTGTGGTTGGGCAAATCCCCATTGTGAAGTCCAGGAGCACGCCACGGACTTATCTGAGAAGCAATTTAAAT TGTTTTTAAAGACCCTAATGCCGCAAATAACGAAGATTCACGAGAAGGAACGAGATGAGTGTCTGGAAGATTTGTGGGTCTGGGCCAAGACTCGCTACCAACCAAAACTCGGTGGCCAGACTGAAATTGTCACCCTCTCATTCAAGTTCATGGTAATGCATGCAGAGAAGTCAgtgtaa